The DNA region CCTGATCCTTGGGGATGCCATGAGAGTTATGCTGATCACTTTAGAGAGCTCTTTGAAGAAGAAGTGGAAAAGTTGGGCATTGCTGTGGATTTCCTAAGGGCGAGCGAACTTTACAAAAGTGGAGAATATGCTAATGATGTGAGGATAGCCCTTGAAAAGAGGGACAAGATTATGGAAATCCTAAATAGGTTTAGAGACATGGCAAAACAACCTCATTTGCCTGAAGATTGGCAACCAGTTCAAATCTATTGTCCTAGCTGTCGCAAAGAGGCTCAGTTTGTCGAATGGAATGGTGAATGGGAGATAAGGTATAGATGCATACACTGTGAAAGCGAGGGCGTTACAGACATCAGAGACGGGAATGTTAAGCTCAGATGGAGAGTAGACTGGCCTATGAGATGGGCTCACTTTAATGTGGATTTTGAACCAGCTGGAAAAGATCACCTAGCAGCAGGTTCGGGATATGAGACGGGTATTGAAATAATAAAGGCAGTTTATGGAAAGGAACCTCCGATGCCGCTCATGTATGAGTTTGTAGGTATAAAAGGCCAAAAAGGTAAGATGAGTGGATCCAAGGGGAACGTTATATTGCTGAGTGACCTTTATGAAGTTCTCGAACCTGGAGTAATAAGGTTCCTCTATGCGAGACATAGGCCGAACAAGGAGATAAAAATTGATCTCGAATTAGGCCTATTAAACCTTTATGATGAATTTGATAAAGTTGAGAGGCTGTATTTTGGAGTGGAAGAGGCTAAAAATCCTGAAGAAGGGGAAGAGCTTAAGAGGACTTACGAACTTTCAATGCCCTCTATTCCAGAGCGATTAATAGCGCAAGCACCTTTTAGGTTCCTTGTAGTGCTAGTGCAGATGCCTCATTTGGGCGATGATAAAATAATAAATGTGCTAAAGGAGCAGGGCCATATTCCAACTGACCTAGAAAAAGAAGATCTAGAGAGAATAAAATTGAGGATAAAGCTTGCTAAAAACTGGGTAGAGAAATATGCTCCCGAAGGAGTTAAATTTGAACTTCAAGAAAAACTGCCCATAGTAGAGA from Thermococcus sp. MV5 includes:
- the lysS gene encoding lysine--tRNA ligase, with amino-acid sequence MVHWADYMAEKIIREKGDKEFYVVESGITPSGYVHIGNFRELFTTYIVGHALEDRGKKVRHIHMWDDYDRFRKVPKNVPKEWQEYLTMPVSEVPDPWGCHESYADHFRELFEEEVEKLGIAVDFLRASELYKSGEYANDVRIALEKRDKIMEILNRFRDMAKQPHLPEDWQPVQIYCPSCRKEAQFVEWNGEWEIRYRCIHCESEGVTDIRDGNVKLRWRVDWPMRWAHFNVDFEPAGKDHLAAGSGYETGIEIIKAVYGKEPPMPLMYEFVGIKGQKGKMSGSKGNVILLSDLYEVLEPGVIRFLYARHRPNKEIKIDLELGLLNLYDEFDKVERLYFGVEEAKNPEEGEELKRTYELSMPSIPERLIAQAPFRFLVVLVQMPHLGDDKIINVLKEQGHIPTDLEKEDLERIKLRIKLAKNWVEKYAPEGVKFELQEKLPIVEMSEDIKEALEELAEWIERKERFTVDELNTVIFDAAKKRGIPSKKYFKVLYSLFIGKERGPRLAPFLASLDREFVIKRLRLES